A window of Aequoribacter fuscus genomic DNA:
GCGCGTCTCATTAGCGACGCGATGTACAAGGCTAGGGTAAATACCATGCATGTCTCTCAGCTTACCCTCGTCATCGAAGTAGCGGCGCACGACAGGGGTAATTAACACGGGGTTGCCAGATTTTGCCCTGACATCGGATACCATGTTTTGCAGATTCGCCTCATAGTCCACTGGAGCTGTGTAGCGCTCTGGATGTTTGTACGATGCGTCGTTGTGACCAAACTGTATTAAAACCCATGAGCCGGCGCGGACTTGTTCGACCAATTCACTCCAGCGATTTTCTGCAATGAAAGATTTGGTGGATCGTCCGCCCTTTGCTAGATTGATGATTTCGGTTGAGTATTCAGCAAAACGAGGAAGCACCTGCCCCCATCCGAACTCGGGGTTTTTGGCGGGATCAACGTTTTGCATCGTTGAGTCGCCGGCCATCAGAATATGGCATTGCTCTTCATCCGCTTGGGACTTCGCAGCGAGGGGCAGCAAAACTAAAGAAAGAATTAAAAGTTTTCTAACCATTGTTGATACTCTATTAGCGCACGCGCGGGAAAGGTTTGATACCAGCCGTAGTGACGTTGACGCTCTGTCGAAATTTGGCTTACCTGTGAGTAACGTCGGCCGTTGCGATCTCCAAATATTGCCTCGCCAGACACGGGGTCAATAAAGCGTGGCCACAGGTCCGGTGCCTCACGGTCCGTGATGAGCTGACTCTGACCCTCAGAATTTCTTTGCCAGCGCTTGCCTGTTAATTTGGTTTTTTC
This region includes:
- a CDS encoding rhamnogalacturonan acetylesterase, with protein sequence MVRKLLILSLVLLPLAAKSQADEEQCHILMAGDSTMQNVDPAKNPEFGWGQVLPRFAEYSTEIINLAKGGRSTKSFIAENRWSELVEQVRAGSWVLIQFGHNDASYKHPERYTAPVDYEANLQNMVSDVRAKSGNPVLITPVVRRYFDDEGKLRDMHGIYPSLVHRVANETRTPVIDLFERSSHELVNAGVLKTIDWFVHIGPGVHPCCPEGRMDNTHFTEDGAEHVAQWVISELKTTSLPLKDCFL